In a single window of the Cydia pomonella isolate Wapato2018A chromosome 2, ilCydPomo1, whole genome shotgun sequence genome:
- the LOC133515460 gene encoding uncharacterized protein LOC133515460, producing MMKQIFMNLLSRYIPVWNQKNPSIANTALRLICNTGIWHYQSLGLHWVAKFAIICFISTNLTQVATLLIERDDSTRMFETFSVLSFCGMGTLKLFNLYTNRKRWTSIISQLQCIEHEQLHGKLLSCIDSDIEEDYSPQIIAKYTQRHTFISSVLLRLYSITAIVFIATPFVEYAVTADASYFPHILPGWAPLDNIGFAGYFLTLIFEIVASVYCVFIHVAFDCTSVGIMIFICGQFSLLRRKTEDIAGSGEDCMPSTMRDVRAHLKIIESHGTHIALRTVIKELDTVLRGILGVYFLVATLTVCSVAVRLNSESLSFMQLVSLLQYMAGTLTQLFLFCRYGDAVFHESSFNMGEGPFGAAWWSLCPRMRRQLAMLGAGMMQPRSLHAGPFNRLDLPSFVQIVRAAYSYYAVLGQTSK from the exons ATG atgAAACAGATATTCATGAATTTATTGTCTCGATACATACCAGTCTGGAATCAAAAGAACCCGAGTATAGCGAACACCGCGCTGCGCCTTATATGTAACACCGGAATATGGCACTACCAAAGCTTAGGGCTTCATTGGGTCGCCAAATTCGCTATCATCTGCTTCATATCCACGAATTTAACACAAGTTGCAACTCTGTTAATAGAAAGGGATGATTCTACGCGAATGTTCGAGACTttcag CGTCCTCTCCTTCTGCGGCATGGGCACTTTAAAACTGTTCAACTTATACACTAACAGAAAACGTTGGACTTCTATAATTTCTCAACTACAATGTATAGAACACGAACAGTTGCATGGAAAACTTTTATCGTGCATTGATTCTGACATCGAAGAGGATTATTCCCCGCAAATAATCGCAAAATACACGCAAAGACACACCTTTATATCATCGGTTCTGTTAAGACTGTACAGTATAACTGCAATTGTGTTCATAGCGACACCATTCGTCGAATATGCGGTGACTGCAGACGCCAGCTACTTCCCTCACATTTTACCAGGCTGGGCGCCATTGGACAACATTGGTTTCGCAGGATACTTTTTGACGTTAATCTTCGAGATTGTAGCATCAGTTTACTGCGTCTTTATCCACGTGGCGTTTGACTGTACTTCAGTCGGGATTATGATTTTCATATGCGGGCAGTTCTCGTTGCTCCGTCGAAAGACTGAGGACATTGCTGGTAGCGGTGAGGACTGCATGCCGAGTACGATGAGAGATGTTCGAGCCCATCTTAAGATTATTGAGAGCCATGGCACGCATATCGCACTTCGTAC CGTCATTAAGGAACTGGATACAGTGCTTCGCGGCATACTCGGTGTATACTTCTTAGTTGCCACCCTGACCGTGTGCTCAGTGGCCGTAAGACTCAACTCC GAGAGCCTCAGCTTCATGCAGCTCGTGTCTCTCCTGCAGTACATGGCCGGCACCCTCACCCAGCTCTTCCTGTTCTGCCGATATGGGGATGCCGTCTTTCACGAG AGCTCCTTCAACATGGGCGAGGGTCCATTCGGTGCGGCGTGGTGGTCTCTGTGCCCGCGCATGCGCCGGCAACTGGCTATGCTCGGCGCCGGCATGATGCAACCGCGGTCCTTACACGCAGGGCCTTTCAACAGACTCGACCTGCCCTCCTTCGTACAG atCGTCCGAGCTGCTTACAGTTACTATGCCGTACTTGGACAAACTTCTAAGTGA